In a single window of the Dinghuibacter silviterrae genome:
- the porQ gene encoding type IX secretion system protein PorQ has translation MNLKRAVFQTVIAVAVLAGGGGVVSAQTLGGQAVFTFLNEGAGPQVNALGGVNVSNAGDDVMMAFAQPALLRDSMHLQMGASINAQYAGIDDYHWMLAYHHAGLGMNFALGGMFVDYGSITETDPSGNILGQFRPHDYDVQGTVAGRYLDRWYYGFTLKFIGSDLGPYRSSGIAGDVGLNYQIGERGWQFGLTAVNMGTQLKSFEGSGKEELPFDLRAGVSKRLLKAPFQFSLTLVHLHQWNLDYADSAFNAQTGAVTKTGFGHKLMEHVILGAQLFASKYIEVSLGYNYLLRQELSVASTSNGLTGVSFGVGVLLPQITFRYARTAYQLNTGYNQVGLGVPLERYVGGRKKAS, from the coding sequence ATGAACTTGAAACGGGCGGTCTTTCAGACGGTTATAGCGGTCGCGGTGCTGGCGGGTGGCGGCGGCGTGGTGAGCGCGCAGACGTTGGGAGGACAGGCGGTGTTTACGTTTTTGAATGAAGGGGCGGGGCCGCAGGTGAATGCGCTGGGGGGGGTGAATGTATCGAATGCGGGGGATGATGTGATGATGGCGTTTGCGCAGCCGGCGTTGTTGAGGGATTCCATGCACTTGCAGATGGGGGCTTCGATCAATGCGCAGTATGCGGGGATCGATGACTATCATTGGATGCTGGCGTACCACCACGCGGGGTTGGGGATGAACTTTGCGCTCGGGGGGATGTTTGTGGATTATGGGAGCATTACGGAGACGGATCCTTCGGGGAATATATTGGGGCAGTTCCGGCCGCACGATTATGATGTACAGGGGACGGTGGCGGGGAGGTACCTCGACCGGTGGTATTACGGGTTTACGTTAAAATTTATCGGGTCGGACCTGGGACCTTACCGGAGCAGCGGGATCGCGGGAGACGTGGGGTTGAACTACCAGATCGGCGAGCGGGGATGGCAATTCGGTTTGACGGCGGTGAATATGGGGACGCAGCTGAAGAGCTTTGAAGGGTCGGGGAAAGAGGAGTTGCCGTTTGATTTGCGGGCCGGTGTATCGAAACGGCTTTTGAAGGCGCCCTTTCAGTTTTCGCTGACGCTGGTGCACCTCCACCAATGGAACCTGGACTATGCGGATTCCGCCTTTAATGCACAGACCGGGGCCGTTACGAAAACGGGTTTCGGACATAAACTGATGGAGCACGTCATTCTGGGCGCACAGCTCTTTGCGTCCAAATACATAGAAGTCTCTTTGGGGTATAATTATCTTCTCCGGCAGGAGTTGTCGGTGGCGAGCACGTCCAACGGGTTGACGGGGGTCTCCTTCGGGGTGGGGGTGTTGCTGCCGCAGATCACCTTTCGCTACGCGCGGACGGCGTACCAGTTGAATACGGGGTATAACCAGGTGGGGTTGGGGGTGCCGCTGGAGCGGTATGTGGGGGGGAGGAAAAAAGCATCATGA
- a CDS encoding Fic family protein, with product MYLYQHKGWPKFTWDADAILPKVGVVRHRQGKILGEMQAVGFKVREDALLNTLTLDVTKSSEIEGERLNTAQVRSSIAKRLGIDIAGAVPVDRHVEGVVEMMLDATQRFEEVMTEDRLFGWHAALFPTGRSGMHKITVGNWRTPEGGPMQVVSGAMGRETIHFEAPGAEQVPLEMRRFLDWFNRAPDTDPVLKAGIAHLWFVTIHPFDDGNGRITRALTDMLLARADRSPQRFYSISAQILKEKEMYYHLLEDSQKGSLDITAWLLWFLDCLYHAMDSTEEVLSGVFTRQRFYEKHRDIPLNERQQKMVAHLLDGFFGKLTTSKWAKMTKCSDDTALRDIQDLMEKGILVKEPGGGRSTSYTLAT from the coding sequence ATGTACCTATATCAGCATAAGGGCTGGCCAAAATTTACCTGGGATGCGGACGCCATTCTCCCCAAAGTTGGGGTAGTGCGGCACCGTCAGGGTAAAATATTAGGAGAGATGCAGGCTGTTGGCTTCAAGGTTCGGGAAGATGCGTTGCTGAACACATTGACCTTGGACGTAACAAAATCGAGCGAAATAGAGGGAGAGCGATTGAATACCGCCCAAGTGCGTTCTTCCATCGCAAAGCGCCTTGGAATAGATATAGCCGGTGCGGTTCCGGTGGATCGTCACGTGGAGGGTGTGGTGGAGATGATGTTGGATGCCACCCAACGGTTTGAGGAAGTAATGACGGAGGATCGTTTGTTTGGATGGCATGCGGCGCTCTTTCCTACAGGAAGGAGTGGGATGCATAAAATCACTGTCGGTAATTGGCGGACTCCGGAAGGTGGGCCGATGCAAGTCGTTTCAGGTGCTATGGGACGGGAAACGATACATTTCGAAGCGCCCGGAGCCGAGCAGGTTCCATTAGAAATGAGACGTTTTCTCGATTGGTTCAATCGTGCTCCGGATACCGACCCGGTTCTCAAAGCTGGCATTGCCCATCTTTGGTTCGTCACTATTCACCCCTTTGACGATGGTAATGGGCGTATAACGCGCGCCTTGACAGACATGCTCCTGGCTAGGGCAGATCGAAGCCCGCAGCGATTTTATAGCATATCAGCACAGATCCTGAAGGAAAAGGAAATGTATTATCATTTATTGGAGGATTCCCAGAAAGGGAGCTTGGATATAACAGCATGGTTGCTATGGTTCCTGGATTGCCTTTATCACGCCATGGATAGTACGGAAGAGGTTTTATCCGGAGTATTTACGAGACAGCGATTCTACGAGAAACATCGGGATATACCGTTGAACGAGCGACAGCAAAAGATGGTTGCCCATCTGCTGGATGGATTCTTTGGAAAGCTAACTACTTCCAAATGGGCAAAGATGACAAAATGTTCGGACGATACTGCTTTAAGGGATATACAAGACCTGATGGAAAAAGGAATTCTGGTCAAAGAGCCAGGTGGGGGGCGAAGCACCAGTTATACATTAGCTACATAA
- a CDS encoding slipin family protein yields MKRVNINAYQVGLLFRKGTYQRMLTRGGYWLWSDMDLYVCERTQPLTAPVELNILLEDLELKEALHVVEVRENEIVLLYANSLLKEVLTPGRYAFWKSPVRYDFVRIDLGKVEITEPIDRMTLLSKQVAPYVRSIVLENSERGVLFIDGRYDKMLDSGVYYWWKNNTSIHVGKVDVRQQQLEINGQEILTRDKAALRINAWAQYRVVDVEKALLANKEYDKQLYIAFQLALREYVGGLGFDELLEKRETLAPAILASVRDTVEKLGVAVLNFGIRDIILPGDVKDIMNQVLVAEKKAQANVILRREETASTRSLLNTARLLEDSPMLYKLKELEYVEKIAEKVGSISVNGTGVLVDQLRQIFASK; encoded by the coding sequence ATGAAAAGGGTAAACATCAACGCCTACCAGGTGGGCCTTTTGTTCCGGAAAGGAACCTATCAGCGGATGCTGACCCGGGGTGGGTACTGGCTTTGGTCCGACATGGACTTGTACGTTTGCGAACGGACCCAGCCCCTGACCGCCCCGGTGGAATTGAACATCCTTTTGGAGGACCTCGAACTGAAGGAGGCGCTCCATGTGGTCGAGGTCAGGGAAAACGAGATCGTCCTTTTGTACGCCAACAGCCTGTTAAAGGAAGTGTTGACGCCGGGCCGGTATGCCTTCTGGAAGAGCCCCGTCCGGTATGATTTCGTCAGGATCGACCTCGGCAAAGTGGAGATCACCGAGCCCATCGACCGGATGACGCTCCTGAGCAAGCAAGTCGCTCCCTATGTCCGGAGCATCGTCCTGGAGAACAGCGAAAGGGGGGTGCTCTTCATCGACGGCCGGTACGACAAAATGCTCGACAGCGGTGTCTACTACTGGTGGAAAAACAACACCTCCATCCATGTAGGCAAGGTCGACGTCCGGCAGCAGCAACTCGAAATCAACGGCCAGGAAATCCTGACCAGGGATAAGGCCGCGCTCCGGATCAACGCCTGGGCCCAGTACCGGGTCGTGGACGTGGAAAAGGCCCTGTTGGCCAACAAGGAATACGACAAGCAGTTGTATATCGCCTTTCAGCTGGCCCTCCGGGAATACGTGGGGGGTCTCGGGTTCGATGAGCTGTTGGAAAAGAGGGAAACCCTGGCACCTGCGATCCTGGCCTCGGTGAGGGATACCGTCGAAAAGCTCGGTGTCGCCGTCCTGAACTTCGGTATCCGGGACATCATCCTGCCCGGAGATGTCAAGGACATCATGAACCAGGTCCTGGTCGCCGAAAAGAAGGCCCAGGCCAACGTGATCCTGAGAAGGGAAGAAACCGCCAGCACCCGGAGCCTTTTGAACACCGCCAGGCTGTTGGAAGACAGCCCGATGTTGTACAAGCTCAAGGAACTGGAGTATGTCGAAAAAATCGCCGAAAAGGTCGGCAGCATCAGTGTGAACGGCACCGGTGTGTTGGTAGACCAGCTTCGGCAGATCTTCGCAAGCAAATAG
- a CDS encoding ribonuclease H-like YkuK family protein has protein sequence MKQTQQWRKLDGTRIVRPIEDEIRSVLVREKEAGHELKVCIGTDSQVKGEDIDFATVIVFIRKGKGGFMYIADRTVRKKMSVKERMLMEVAASVDTAYRLTRLFTRYGVDMEVHADINTNPSFKSNDALKEAMGYILGMGFAFRAKPHAFASSSCANKMVQ, from the coding sequence ATGAAACAGACACAGCAATGGAGAAAATTAGACGGCACCAGGATCGTGAGACCGATCGAAGACGAAATCAGGAGCGTGCTCGTGCGGGAAAAAGAAGCGGGGCACGAATTGAAAGTCTGTATCGGTACCGACAGCCAGGTGAAAGGCGAGGACATCGACTTCGCCACGGTGATCGTTTTTATCCGGAAAGGAAAGGGGGGCTTTATGTACATCGCCGACCGGACCGTCCGGAAAAAGATGAGCGTGAAAGAGCGGATGTTGATGGAAGTCGCCGCCAGCGTGGACACCGCCTACCGGTTGACACGCCTGTTCACGCGCTACGGAGTGGACATGGAGGTACACGCCGACATCAACACCAACCCTTCCTTCAAAAGCAACGACGCCTTGAAGGAAGCCATGGGGTATATCCTCGGGATGGGTTTTGCCTTCAGAGCCAAGCCCCACGCCTTTGCAAGTTCGAGCTGCGCCAATAAGATGGTGCAGTGA
- a CDS encoding YeiH family protein, producing the protein MAKKIIFLLGAGVCLLPFMDAGLALLLGFALALCMPHPYPIQHKQWSHVLLQASVVGLGFGLNIHSAVAAGRSGLLLTVASISISLAFGIWLGARLHIGRKATYLISAGTAICGGSAIAAIAPLVSAKESDMSISMGTVFLLNAIALFLFPWVGHLFHLSPAQFGLWAAIAIHDTSSVIGAASRYNPLSVEIATTVKLARALWIIPVSLATLLVMRKRGASSRVRIPWFIFLFILVVLLHTFLPAFIAPFVLFLAKRGLVLTLFLIGTSLSPKVIRQTGVRPLVLGIGVWTLIAVGSLSVILWHA; encoded by the coding sequence ATGGCAAAGAAGATCATTTTCCTGTTGGGCGCCGGGGTTTGTCTCCTCCCCTTTATGGACGCGGGTCTCGCGCTCCTCCTGGGTTTCGCCCTGGCCTTATGTATGCCCCACCCCTACCCCATACAACACAAACAATGGTCCCACGTTTTGTTACAGGCATCCGTCGTGGGGCTGGGTTTCGGCCTCAATATCCACAGCGCCGTGGCCGCGGGCCGCTCCGGCCTCCTGCTCACCGTTGCCTCCATTTCCATTTCGCTTGCTTTCGGCATCTGGCTTGGCGCCCGGCTCCACATCGGTCGTAAGGCAACCTACCTGATTTCCGCGGGCACTGCCATTTGCGGCGGCAGCGCCATCGCCGCCATCGCCCCCCTCGTATCCGCCAAGGAGTCCGACATGTCCATCTCCATGGGCACCGTATTCCTGCTCAATGCGATCGCCCTCTTTCTTTTCCCCTGGGTTGGACACCTCTTCCATCTGAGCCCCGCCCAGTTTGGCCTCTGGGCCGCCATCGCCATCCACGACACGAGCAGCGTCATCGGCGCCGCCAGCCGCTACAATCCCTTGTCCGTGGAGATCGCCACCACCGTCAAACTCGCACGCGCCCTCTGGATCATCCCCGTGAGCCTCGCCACGCTGTTGGTCATGCGCAAGCGCGGTGCCTCCAGCCGGGTCCGCATCCCGTGGTTTATTTTTCTCTTTATCCTCGTCGTCTTGCTCCATACTTTTCTGCCCGCCTTTATCGCGCCCTTTGTATTGTTCCTCGCCAAACGCGGCCTCGTGCTCACGTTGTTCCTGATCGGGACCAGCCTCTCGCCAAAAGTGATCCGCCAGACCGGTGTCCGTCCGCTCGTACTCGGGATAGGCGTGTGGACCTTGATTGCAGTCGGTTCGTTATCCGTGATCCTATGGCACGCATAA
- a CDS encoding LysR family transcriptional regulator, whose amino-acid sequence MSDFRLEVFYKVATLGSFTKAAEALYITQPAVTKHIRELESQWGLPLFERKGNTIHLTDAGQIVRQHAERIFDAYRGLEFDLSTLKQQLSGRLRLGASTTIAQYILPPALALFNQRFPHIRVSLINENSHIVEKALLEREIDLGLVENASRNKTLKYVPFMEDELVLVTATHHGLYRKTPLSLKTLMGIPLVLREKGSGTLEVLEKYLRAQDLSPRDLNVRMYLGSSEGIKAYLQASDCCSIVSIKTIAPEVASGRLRVLEIDNCRLLRQLSFVHLQGQAEPLPAFFMQYIGRSL is encoded by the coding sequence ATGTCTGACTTCAGGCTCGAAGTTTTTTATAAGGTCGCTACCTTGGGCAGCTTTACAAAGGCGGCAGAAGCCCTGTACATCACCCAGCCGGCGGTGACCAAACACATTCGCGAGCTCGAATCCCAATGGGGGCTTCCCCTCTTTGAGCGCAAAGGCAACACGATCCACCTGACCGACGCGGGTCAGATCGTCCGCCAGCACGCCGAGCGGATCTTCGACGCCTACCGCGGTCTTGAATTCGATCTCAGCACGCTCAAACAACAGTTGTCCGGGCGTCTCCGCCTGGGCGCCAGCACCACCATCGCCCAATACATCCTCCCCCCGGCCCTCGCCCTTTTCAACCAGCGTTTTCCCCACATCCGCGTCTCGCTCATCAACGAGAACAGCCATATCGTGGAAAAGGCGCTCCTCGAACGCGAGATCGACCTCGGTCTTGTCGAAAACGCTTCCCGCAACAAGACCCTCAAGTACGTTCCCTTTATGGAGGACGAGCTTGTCCTCGTCACCGCGACCCACCACGGTTTGTATAGGAAGACGCCTCTTTCCCTGAAGACCCTTATGGGCATCCCGCTGGTTCTTCGCGAAAAAGGCAGCGGCACGCTCGAAGTCCTCGAAAAATACCTCCGCGCCCAAGACTTGTCACCCCGCGACCTCAACGTCCGCATGTACTTAGGCAGCAGCGAAGGCATAAAAGCCTACCTCCAGGCATCCGATTGTTGCAGCATCGTCTCCATAAAAACCATCGCCCCCGAAGTCGCCTCGGGCCGGTTGCGCGTCCTGGAGATCGACAACTGCCGCCTGCTCCGGCAACTCTCCTTTGTCCACCTCCAGGGCCAGGCGGAGCCGCTCCCGGCCTTCTTCATGCAATACATCGGCCGCTCGTTATAA
- a CDS encoding pyridoxine 5'-phosphate synthase — translation MTRLSVNINKIATLRNSRGGNNPDLVKAALDCERFGAEGITVHPRPDERHIRYADVRALKKVLTTEFNIEGNCTEQKFIDLVLEVRPAQVTLVPDAEGQLTSDHGWDTLRHRDYLVGIIKVFKDAGIRTSIFVDPVIAMVEGAAETGTDRIELYTADYAHRYHQDKDAAVAPYAAAARKAVELGLGLNAGHDLDLHNLHWFAGQVPGLLEVSIGHALISDALYLGLENTIQLYRRQLQF, via the coding sequence ATGACCAGGCTATCCGTCAACATCAATAAGATCGCCACGCTGCGCAACAGCCGCGGCGGCAACAACCCTGACCTCGTCAAGGCCGCCCTCGATTGCGAACGCTTCGGGGCGGAAGGCATCACCGTCCACCCCCGGCCGGACGAACGGCACATCCGCTACGCCGATGTACGGGCGCTCAAAAAAGTCCTCACCACCGAGTTCAATATCGAGGGCAACTGCACCGAGCAAAAGTTCATCGACCTCGTGCTCGAAGTCCGTCCCGCCCAGGTCACCCTCGTCCCCGACGCCGAAGGACAGCTGACCTCCGACCACGGCTGGGATACCCTCCGGCACAGGGACTACCTGGTCGGGATAATCAAGGTCTTTAAGGACGCCGGTATCCGGACCTCCATCTTTGTCGACCCCGTCATTGCCATGGTCGAGGGCGCCGCCGAAACCGGCACGGACCGCATCGAACTCTATACTGCCGACTACGCGCACCGCTATCACCAGGACAAAGACGCCGCCGTGGCGCCTTATGCCGCCGCCGCCCGGAAAGCCGTGGAACTCGGGCTCGGGCTCAATGCGGGCCACGACCTCGACCTCCACAACCTGCACTGGTTCGCCGGTCAGGTGCCCGGTCTGTTGGAAGTATCGATCGGTCACGCCCTGATCAGCGACGCCCTTTACTTAGGTTTGGAAAACACCATCCAGTTGTACCGGCGTCAATTACAATTCTAG
- a CDS encoding DUF3307 domain-containing protein: MLLIYKWICAHLLGDFTFQNKKMVAHKRQYKARSGYLYLHVFIHAALIYLFTGWWTCWALPLTVAVTHYCIDLWKLYRKDTLLYFLIDQALHLLVLAGLWWVYQPPDRGAALLTAQALLENPVLWITVSAYLFIIWPCALLLGYLTRRWRNMIPSATSSMGEAGRWIGIFERILVLTFILVGHFEGIGFLIAAKSILRFGEIKGADSRAETEYILIGTLMSFSASILVGLACRYLLAI, from the coding sequence ATGCTACTCATCTATAAATGGATCTGCGCGCACCTGCTGGGAGACTTTACTTTCCAGAACAAAAAAATGGTGGCGCACAAACGCCAGTATAAGGCGCGCTCGGGCTATCTCTACCTGCACGTCTTTATCCATGCGGCCCTGATCTACCTGTTCACGGGTTGGTGGACGTGCTGGGCCCTGCCCCTGACGGTGGCCGTTACCCATTACTGCATCGACCTGTGGAAACTCTATCGCAAGGATACCCTGCTCTACTTCCTAATCGACCAGGCGCTCCACCTGCTTGTCCTGGCCGGACTCTGGTGGGTGTACCAGCCGCCCGACCGGGGCGCCGCGCTCCTGACCGCCCAGGCCCTGCTGGAAAACCCGGTCCTTTGGATCACGGTCTCCGCCTACCTGTTTATCATCTGGCCCTGCGCCCTGTTGCTGGGATACCTGACACGCCGCTGGAGGAATATGATCCCCTCGGCGACCTCCAGCATGGGCGAGGCCGGACGCTGGATCGGCATCTTCGAACGCATCCTCGTCCTCACCTTTATCCTGGTAGGCCATTTCGAGGGGATCGGTTTTCTGATCGCGGCCAAGTCCATCCTCCGTTTTGGAGAAATCAAGGGTGCCGACAGCCGGGCCGAAACCGAATACATCCTCATCGGTACGCTGATGAGCTTCAGCGCGTCGATATTAGTCGGGCTCGCCTGCCGTTATCTCCTTGCGATTTAA
- a CDS encoding RNA polymerase sigma factor, with translation MSSILHQDDAALWLLMKQGKEDAFEAIYRKYVGDLLHYGERMGMGEDVLKDLIQDLFVEIWRSRERIAETDSAKFYLFKALRYKMIRHNQQAMSALPLNGEWIPSEESVESRILTEEQEYLTARHLHEAIGKLPKRQQEIIHLRFFQGFSNQEIASLMNLQYQSATNLIHRSLQRIRQYFREPMLPFFLLAFLWF, from the coding sequence ATGTCCTCCATTCTCCATCAAGACGATGCTGCACTTTGGCTGCTGATGAAGCAAGGGAAGGAGGATGCGTTCGAAGCCATTTACCGGAAATATGTAGGAGACCTACTGCACTACGGAGAACGTATGGGTATGGGCGAAGACGTCCTCAAAGACCTTATCCAGGACCTGTTCGTAGAGATCTGGAGGTCCCGGGAACGGATCGCCGAGACGGACAGCGCCAAGTTCTACCTCTTCAAGGCGTTGCGGTACAAGATGATCCGGCATAACCAACAGGCCATGTCCGCCCTCCCCCTCAACGGGGAATGGATCCCCAGCGAAGAGTCGGTAGAAAGCCGGATCCTGACCGAAGAACAAGAATACCTTACCGCCAGACACCTCCACGAAGCCATCGGTAAATTACCCAAGCGCCAGCAGGAAATTATCCACCTGCGTTTTTTCCAGGGTTTTTCCAACCAGGAGATTGCCTCCCTGATGAACCTTCAATACCAATCGGCTACCAACCTTATCCACAGAAGTCTTCAACGCATCAGACAGTACTTCAGGGAGCCTATGCTGCCCTTCTTTTTGCTGGCCTTTTTGTGGTTTTAA
- a CDS encoding FecR family protein, which translates to MEHLDCWKLLENEAFVHWVLKPDATSDRYWEGWMRQDPSRVTLVEQAKEALLQLQQSPAPREGLSQKIWEGIQRELQADVIHIPRRSNRWWAVAATVVLLTGAGAALWYSGSRPVRSQTPVAPIAVHPVQGNGNDLIECSNQSQAPQRIYLVDGSVVTLEPHSTLSYIRFLNKDTREVTLKGNAFFEIAPDPQHPFLVRSGDVVTRVLGTSFRVMSDPGTDDIHVAVRTGKVSVYKAAEFDKGQRAFCILLPHQEAVFHKREQNLAFVSNAEAQLLTPPAVETVSLDFDDEPVVNILSRLENMYHIRIQYNKDSLQQCRLTTSLAEERLADKLDIICRAINASYRTEGDAIVIQGGRCP; encoded by the coding sequence ATGGAACATCTGGATTGCTGGAAACTATTGGAAAATGAGGCCTTTGTACACTGGGTTTTAAAACCGGACGCCACCTCCGACCGTTATTGGGAGGGATGGATGCGGCAGGACCCCAGCCGGGTGACCCTGGTGGAGCAGGCAAAAGAGGCCCTTTTGCAATTACAGCAATCCCCCGCTCCCAGGGAAGGCCTTTCCCAAAAGATCTGGGAGGGCATCCAAAGGGAGCTGCAGGCCGACGTCATTCATATTCCCCGGCGTTCCAACCGCTGGTGGGCCGTCGCCGCCACGGTGGTCCTTTTGACAGGGGCAGGCGCCGCCCTTTGGTACAGCGGCAGCCGGCCGGTCCGTTCCCAGACCCCGGTAGCCCCCATCGCCGTACACCCCGTGCAAGGTAATGGCAACGACCTGATCGAGTGTAGCAACCAATCGCAGGCCCCCCAGCGGATATACCTCGTGGACGGCAGCGTCGTGACCCTCGAACCACACAGTACTTTATCCTATATCCGTTTTCTCAACAAAGACACAAGGGAGGTAACCCTAAAGGGCAACGCCTTTTTCGAGATCGCCCCCGACCCCCAACACCCCTTTCTCGTGCGTTCCGGAGACGTGGTTACCCGCGTCCTGGGGACGAGTTTCCGGGTCATGTCGGATCCCGGTACCGACGACATTCACGTGGCCGTCCGGACCGGAAAAGTATCCGTCTACAAAGCAGCGGAATTTGATAAAGGACAAAGGGCGTTTTGCATACTTCTACCCCACCAGGAGGCGGTGTTTCACAAAAGAGAACAGAACCTGGCCTTTGTATCCAACGCAGAGGCCCAGCTCCTGACGCCGCCCGCCGTGGAGACCGTTTCCCTGGATTTCGACGACGAACCGGTGGTCAACATCCTCAGCCGGTTGGAAAACATGTACCACATCCGTATCCAGTACAACAAGGATAGCCTGCAACAATGCCGGCTGACGACTTCCCTGGCGGAAGAGCGGCTGGCCGACAAACTCGACATCATTTGCCGGGCCATCAACGCCAGCTACCGCACCGAGGGTGACGCCATCGTGATCCAGGGTGGACGCTGTCCATAA